The following is a genomic window from Garra rufa chromosome 4, GarRuf1.0, whole genome shotgun sequence.
CtgggaaaaacacatgcatcattttcaatgtccacagtcaAAATAAGCACAATAAAATGACCAGAAAGCAATGTAATTTAGCTGGCATTTACTTTTGTTCATGCACACACCCCACGACAAAAATGTGTTAATCATTGATCAATAGCTACTGTATGATAATTGGGCagctataataaaatattaataataacaatgaacAGCAATAATGTGCTTACCTTTGTCTTGTGCTTCATCTTCAGACAGAACTACAGCATGAAATACTGTTCATAAacactgcactacacattattttACTGTGATGCTATGAGctctaacatattaaaataactcaaataaagataaaagcagctgattgggtggcttttaattttttaaaagcattttaatttttgtCTACCCGCCAAAAGCCTTATTCTCcagtccaagccgatcaaaagaagcacTATTGGGCGGCAACCCGGCCAATCTGGCAACACAGATCCCAGATAGCACTCTCTCTTCTCTTCTCTCTGTTAATGGCGGATTGCAAACAGCGTTTAGGtgcatagcgccacctactgtacaAGAGTGTGTAACACCATGTGATTTAAGTGTTTTTATATTGTACTTATTAACCCAGAGTTCTCCTAGTGTTCCTGAtccattctctctctctccttctgttCCCAGTTTCTCCATCAGATTCCACTCTCTACCTGTCTCCTGAACCCTAACCCAGTCCTACCTTCACTATCTCTGATTTTCAGCATCCCTCCgttttctcttcacctccagctaaGAGGGAGCGCttttgggttcgggccaaatgccgagctcggacccctctcccggacagcacgcctaaacacgcttaacttttacgccgttcattatatgtaagagcgaactcgtgaaatgcaTAAAATAACTAATTTGGCACAAGCAATTTTGTCCTCTTCAACTCACTAGATGTAAAATGGTGCTTCATTCACAAATGTTTTGTGAGATATTTAAATTGTGCGCAAAGGTTTCTGTAACTTCTGTAAGTAATCTgtaactttggatggaaacacagatAATAACACCTCTAAAGTATTTTTCTTGTGTTCTTCATGTTTTTTCCTTTGGGACTTCAGCCAttatcagaattgcaattttgccAGTAATCCTTCATTTGCGTCTAGACTTGAGTTACATTCAATGCTGGAGTTTCAGGTTGAATTCATAGCTCTTTTATACCAACTGCCTTATTATGCATTGTCTAATTTCTAATTTTATGTTGGGTAAACTGTGTACAGACTATTATGTAAATGCTGAAcgtttctttaagtgaacttaaaataTACTACCATGTTCCATTTTTAGGTATTTTACACTTTAGCCTCTAACTGTGCTTTTCACAAAAGTTTCATGGTccccagaacgttctgttgtctcaATATCCGAACACACAGCATATCAAATGAAAGAACTCAACCTCTGCttttaaacaacaataaacatttatttgtaGCGTTACACATTTCTTTAAAACTGTCACTTGAATGTGGGTGAGTTTCATAAAAAAGAAAGATTTTgaacaaaaatctgaaaaaattgCATATTTCTGTCAAAGGCTACagtttacatagaccttgcaAAATCTACcaagtgttatttattttaccaaaattaaggatcatacaaaatgcatgttatttcttgtttagtactgacctgaataagatatttcaaataaaagacgtttaacagtccacaagagaaaatagttgaatttataaaatgttacatttacttgattcgtaatacaacttgacttgactcatatgcaactattacagaaggtttaaatgctcactgccGCTCCAGAAGCAAAAAAACATGCAATAAGATGGTTTGaagcatttgaagatcagggtaaatttaagtattatCAGGTTCTTACATTTGCatgttttttatacatttttgttaatGAGATGTTTTATTCATACTGATCACAACTGAATTGTCTTTCGTCAGGGAATGCTCAGATGCTTCTTGAAATTGTcattttcctcagtgtgaaatttCCTCATTTTGATATTTctttccagaatgagtttgcaaGTGGCGTTTCAGATCTGTGTGATACATGAAACTGGTGTCACACTGAATACActtgtaaggcttttctccagtgtgaactctaatgtgaatcttaaggtttcctttatttgtgaaactctttccacactgagggcaggagaAGGGTTTCTCTCCATTGTGAACTCGCATGTGATTCTCAAAGTTTCCTCTGTGTGAGAAATTCTTTCCACATTGGTGACACATAAAACAGTTGTCTCCTGAGTGACTCTTCATGTGAAGATTAAGGTGACCTTTACACCTGAAACACTTTTCACACTGATCGCAAACAAAccgcttctctccagtgtgaattgtcATGTGGCCATTGAGGTACTTTTTCTGTttaaaactttttccacactgagggcatgtgaatgctttctctccggtgtgaatttcTGCGTGAATTCTAAGATGTTCTTTTCTTTTGtagctctttccacacagtttgcaggtgtaaggcttctctccagtgtgaacactcatgtggAATTTAAGATTTTCATTTCTTGTGTAGCTTTTCCCACACAGTctgcaggtgtaaggtttctctccagtgtgaattggcACGTGGGCATTTAGGTGTCCTTTCTGTttaaaactttttccacattgagAGCATTTGAAAGTCTTCTTTCCAGCATGGatcctcatgtgaatgttaagattTACTTTTTGTGAGAAACTCTTACCACACAGTTTGcaagtgtaaggcttctctcccgtGTGAACTCTCATCTGGACTTTAAGGTTTCTAGTTTCTGTTTTTGGAGACGGCGAGTAAGTAAAAGATTTCTCCCCAGTCATGAAATCATGAGGTTTGTCATACTGctttttctcttccatttcattcagttcttgactttcttttttcagtgccatcaggtctaggGTGAAAAGAAACAAAAACTAGTGAACACCAGTTTAACGGCACCAAGTCAgcacaattttttatttaaaaagttatttacTCAGTACACTGAAGTAAGAACGATTTCTTTCGGACGTTTGATACTGATAATCTGATGATACTGAGCATGTCTGAACATTTagttgtttaattagtgacacttagcctgcattttaaaatcttgtggcaacatttttattGTTAAATCTTTGTTTGAATATGACAACATAACATTGCACTGTACACTTTTcctatgaataaatctctgacagacaCCCCTcctctatcagccaatcacagtgtgcatagttaataagcatgctgacatcatccatagcaatgaggtcaaccccgccTTTACActcagcttaagacttctctctattccttagtaaaagtttgtctcagcagctttgtgaataggttttaagagaaagcTCTTATCTAAAATCTTTTACTGCCATTTAGGAGAATACAGGCCCAGGTCTTGAAGCAAGGATGGGCAACTTTAGTCCTGGAGGGTCACTATCCTGAGTTTAgctcagattccaaactctccaccatggccaagagcAAAGAaatgtccaaggatgtcagggacaagattgtagacctacacaaggctggaatgggttacaagaccatcaccaagcagcttggagagaaggtgacaacagctgGTGctattattcacaaatggaaaaaCCACaaaactacacgggaggatcttgtcaatgatctctaggcagctgggaccatagtcaccaagaaaacaattggtaacactctACGGACTGAAGGTCTTGAGGTCCCCccgctcaagaaagcacatgtacagccgTCTGAAGGTtgtcaatgaacatctgaatgattcagaggagaactgggtgaaagtgttgtggtcagatgaaaccaaaatccagctctttggcatcaactcaactcgccgtgtttggaggaggaggaatgctgcctatgaccctaagaacaccatccccaccatcaaacatggagctggaaacattatgctttggggctgtttttctgctaaggggacaggacaactgcactgcatcaaagggacgatggatggggACATGaactgtcaaatcttgggtgagaaccattgaaaatgggttgtggatgagTATTCCAGCATgtcaatgacccaaaacacacggtcAAGGCAACAAAGCagaggctcaagaagaagcacatgaaggtcctggagtcgtctagccagtctccagaccttaatcacatagaaaatctgtggagggagctgaaggatCTAGTTGCCAAATGTCACAAGATCTGCAAacaggagtgggacaaaatccctcctgagatgtgtgcaaacctgctggcCACTGGTGGAAACGTCTGAGCTCTGTGATTGACAACAAAGGTTTTgacaccaagtactaagtcatgttttgcggaggggtcaaatacttatttcactcaataaaatgcatacacatttataatgttttagaaatgtgtttttctagatttttgttgttattctatctctcactgttcaaataaacttaccattaaaattacagactgattatttctttgtgAGTGGGCAAAAGTACAAACGTATACTTCTGCATAACTACGtgatagaaattaatgcttttaatagtttttaattaaGAAGAGATATATTGGGTTCACTAATACGCAAAGtaattgttttgttattatttaatttgtgATGTCATTCATTTTGCCACATGTCGTGTAGTAAATAAAGAGATTAATGATGCAGAATGCTTTGAGAATGAAATCAACTTTCATTTTCCACAATCTGTAGTTACAACACTCAAACGTCAATGCAAAGagacatattttattttacagaattcgCTTTTTAAGGTCTACAATGAACGGCTGGTAAACAACTTAGGAAACAATGGTTAAAACTGATGGTTAACTTGGTTCCTGAAAGTTATAATCCCAATATAGCTCTCTGTGCTGGAGATTTTACAATCTACACACGTTCAATGCCAGATTTGCCCAAAAGCTTGTACTTAAAGATTGTTTGCAATACAACCGGAGCACATGCAATTACCCATGATCGCGAATGTGGCAAATAATAGGGATAAAGAGATGCATGATGCAGAATGGCAGAAGAAAGACTTTGAGAatgaaaccaacctgtttgttcctcagtatcttcatgtttgactttgAATGACCTttcaatcttcacgtcttcactctcctctttaataaacaacaTCTCTGTTagttgttcctcagtatcttcatgtttgactctgaaagcTTCTTCAAACTTCCCATCTTCACTTTCCCTTTTAGTGAACggcatctttgtttgttcctcagtatcttcatgtttgactctgaaagcATCCtcaatcttcacgtcttcactctcctctttaataaacgtcaTCTTTATAACAGTGTGTCACATGGACCTCAGTCGCTTCACCAGATTTTTCTGTGTGATTAAGAGGAGAATAATTAACAGAcagaaaaataaatgcaaactaaatctctgtgtgcatcTCAATCAGATCCCTAGTTCAGTAGTAAGCGCACTAGTAAGGGAGTTAGTCAGAGTGAGAGCTAATGGACTTAAATGACCtggaattaataaaaaaacatagaTTTCATATATAGGCCTTTATGATTTACATTTACCATGCATTGATTTGTAGAAGCAGTCATTACACACACGGGTGGATCATCTATTTTGACCTACCTGACCAaaccatttatgttttttttttttttaaacaagttggCTTCAAGACAAGccagcattgtttttttttttcaaactttttaaatctggttattacagtttttcttgattgctaACACACAATTCATGAAACAAGTCACTTTTTCAAAACTATGCACTAACCTTAAACTTCCAGGTCAAAGTAAAGTattgatttaaacattttaaaggaTTAAAAACACAAACCCTTCTTCAGCAGAAACACAGAGATGCAGGAGTGTGGCGCAGCCTTATGACATCATGTCGccacaccaaaataaaagtccttcgCACACACTAAATTTAATAATAGAAATTCACATACAGAACACACATTCAAACGATAAGATTATGGTTTAATATAAAGGATAAACCACAGATTCAGAAAGCTATCGATGTCACAGATTTTAATGCAAGCAAGTGTGATGATGGCAATTATAACATACTGAGCATTTGTGATATTCACAAATCATAAAGTCAGGTATCTTGATCTTCATATTACGACAGGCTGGATTCAAACTTATGAAgaatttaccatttattttaaagaatttaaacATTTGAACTTAATTGAATAGTAGATCTCTCCTCAACAAGCTTCATAATTAACTAAAACTCATGATAATCTATATACCCATCTTATTCGATCTCTGTTTCTTCAAATAATATTAGGGCAATAGATGAAATCAAGTGTAAACTTTGTTTTGTTAAAGTGTATTTCATACAAAGGACTGTGACCGTAAAGGATAATACTGATGGTGGgtttaaaacagttgattttTGACCACATTAGAATGGTTAAAACTCTTATAAATGGTAATAAAATCTGGTTTACATTTCCTTTATTAATctttaattaaaacaattattttatatagGGGAtctatgctggtttatgctgatccttgaccagcaacatgaccagcatagaccagcaaaggaccagcattaaccagctaaaaccagcaaaggaccagcataaaccagctaaaaccagcaccaaaacatacctaaccagcatatgctgtttttttcagcagggttaccaTTCCGAGTTCAGAAGAGTAGAGTGTTTTTGTCCTAACCGGGTACAGTTTGTGTTTACAGTGATCggcaaaatctgtaaaataaagaGGCATAAGTTGCAACTTTCTGCCTCTTATTCTGCTGCCTCCCAGGATATTACAAATACAATAGACATATGCTAAAACAGACTTGACGTGTATGTAGCAATGGAGCAACTGTTGGCGTGAAACAGCATTATGATTTAGTTGTACGTTCTTGAAATCAAACAATTGTCTTTATCTTAAGAAAAAGTCAGTCCCATCTGCTATCTGAATATCTTGTGAAATAATGAGCTCATCATCACCGCTTTCTAGAGAATGTGTGTTGTGTTAGTCCTGTTAACTGTGGTTTTATATGTGAAGGACGAGACCGTTCTGGAGGTGGTAAAGCATTTGGACATACCCGGATACGGGTACGACGAGAGAATACTACAGGAATGAACTTGTTCCTGTTTATTGAAACTAGCATTGATGTTGATCCTAACATTGTACCTCCAGAAGTAGACATTGCTGGTCTAGTGGGGCCTTGGGGTGTTCATATCCTTGAAAACGTAGATCCGATTGCTCAAGAAGCCACTTTTAAGGAGAAGCTGATGCTTTTGATGCAGCAGTAAAGGGAAGTCATTGAGTGAtgtaaaggataactattgccaaaatgcaacctgggctgttttttactgtaaacgagacaaacttatatcgaAAAGCATAATTaagacaaacgagccatttttgagattgaccgtgatttctttttgtggtcagtggccggtgaatgggagaactaggggcataactttgagtgcatcaaaatccatatttttacaacactaagaagactcgagacaccatgaaactttgctggaagtattgTCTGGGTccctacacatgaactccagcactGAGAACATTTGtgaacacagagtttactaaaaagaacgtttttgaacaactcacttccACTGTTTGAGTCtctgtcttgccagtcaagaggtatcGATCTCCAAATGCGACGTAATactgaggagagtaaagatggatagctcctaaagcatatttccatataaatgcacggctaatttgttgttttgttgcaagtgaaaaacaatattaaccttctagttgtaaaaagagcctcatataagaaacattaatatataagaatctcgcattcggagatcgacacctcttgactggcaagacggccacgagcggagactcaaacagtgaaagtgagttcttcaaaaacattctttatagtaaactctgtgtacacaaacaatgttctcagtgCTGGAGTTCATGAGTAGAgtcccaggcgatacttcgagcaaagtttcatggtgtgtcgagccttcttagtgttgtaaaaatatggattgtgatGCACTCAAAAActtgcccctagttctcccattcactggccactgaccacaaaaacggaatcatggtcaatctcaaaaacggcttgtttgtcgtaattatgcttttagatataagtttgtcttgtttacagtaaaaaaaacagcccaggttgcattttggcagtaGTTATCCTTTAAACCAGGAGTGCAACCTATTCCACCTGGGGAAGAGGATTATGAATCCTGGATGGAACAAGCAGCTCAGATGATTGGTGAATGCCGATGTGCTGAGAATGTTAAGAGACCACATTGTGGAAAGTTTCAGAGGGCCTGCCGCTGACATAGATTTTTTTAAGGTGAAACACTTCAAAACACATCTTGTAGACTTACGTGTACCTGGGTATTTATTGGACAAGAGCAAAAGCAAAACAGAAATTGCTGTTGCTCATTTCACATAAATTTATAGGCTACACAAAGCTgatgaaaagtatataaaatggcatttattgATTCATAACTTGTTTTACGTAATTAATCAATGATTCAGtagacaacaataaaataaaataatgaaataaactgACCTGTAATAAAacaagcaatataaatgtattcaCATCTGTTGTGTAGCAAAAACTCAACTCtaccacatccagttctcaaaagtGAGTTCAGGGACTTAAAAATTGTAGTTTTTCCATTAACCACGCATAGACAcctttctcaaaaacacaaacatgtacattcatgctgctcACATATTATTTTAGCCCTATTTGTGTTAAATACAGTGTTATTGGACTGTAAACGTGAACATGTTTCCAAGATactaacaaaaacacaaatgtcggggccccaaaacacccttagaccccagagggttaacaaaAAACACAATCATGTtctcacatttacatttattaattattcaaATGAAAGTGTTATTGTGACATTTTAATTAGATTAATCACAACTGAATTGTCTTTCTTCAGAAGGAATGCACAGATGATTGCTGAAATTGCCTTTTTCCTGAGTGAGATTTAGAATTTctttccagaatgagtttgcaTGTGCCTTTTCAGGTTTGTGTGATACATGAAACTGGTGTCACACTGAATACActtgtaaggcttttctccagtgtgaactctaatgtgaatcttaaggtttcctttatttgtgaagctctttccacactgagggcaggagaagggtttctctccattgtgaactctcatgtgattcTCAAAGTTTCCTCTGTGTGAGAAATTCTTTCCACATTGGTGACACATAAAACAGTTGTCTCCTGAGTGACTCTTCATGTGAAGATTAAGGTGACCTTTACACCTGAAACACTTTTCACACTGATCGCAAacaaacggcttctctccagagtgaattgtCATGTGGCCATTGAGGTACTTTTTCTGTttaaaactttttccacactgagggcatgtgaatgctttctctccggtgtgaatttcTGCGTGAATTCTAAGATGTTCTTTTCTTTTGtagctctttccacacagtttgcaggcgtaagtcttctctccagtgtggattctcatgtgaatTTTAAGATTTTCATTTCTTTTGtagctcttcccacactgtttgcaggtgtaaggtttctctccagagtgaattgtCATGTGGCCATTGAGGTACTTTTTCTGAtaaaaactttttccacactgagggcaaatgaatggtttctctccggtgtgaattcctGCGTGAATTCTAAGATTTTCTTTTTGTGTaaagctctttccacacagtttgcaggtgtaagtcttctctccagtgtggattctcatgtgaatTTTAAGATTTTCATTTCTTTTGTAGctcttcccacacagtttgcaggtgtaaggtttctctccagtgtgaattgtcAGGTGGGCATTAAGGTACTTTTTCTGTTTAAAACTtgttccacactgagagcatttGAATGGCTTCCCTCCAGCATGgattctcatgtgaatgttaagattTAGCTTTCGTGAGAAACTCTTACCACACAGTTTGcaagtgtaaggcttctctcccgtGTGAACTCTCATCTGGAATTCAAGGTATCTAGTTTCTGTTTTTGGAGACGGCGAGTAAGTAAAAGATTTTTCCCCAGTCATGAAATCATGAGGTTTGTCATACTGctttttctcttccatttcattcagttcttgactctcctctttcagtgccatcaggtctagggtgaaaagaaacaaaaaaagttaacaCCAGTTAAACGGCACCAAGACATGACAGCATCAAATTCAACCAATAGATTCTATACCCACCAAACAACTAAAATCTAATCATAGAACCTTGGTAATAAGCTGGcagttagtttttattttttgacattttttgcaATTTTCTTCGATAGGACAGTACAGATAAGACTGAAAGCAAGTCGGCACGCTGGCCACAAGGCATTAGGAGCAACTTATAAATAAGGACGATAGAAGCAATCAAAACCATTATATCCATAATTCAAGACATTTCTAAGAACTTGGACTTTTCCTACAGTTGGTgttctggccaaactgagcaattggttatactggtgaccaagaagctaatgatcactctagttgagctccattatCAAACATGGAGATAGGAGAAAACCACAGAAGGGCAAACATCCCTGCAACACTTCACTGATTAGATATATATAGCGTTGTGGCTAGACTTAATCCCCTGGAGGACTGTCTTTGAGGAGAGAGCTCTTGCTAGCATTGCCAGCGGCTCAGGTCCAGCTGCTGCTGAGAGAAAGTGGGGGATGTGGTTGTGGGGATCGGGAGATGAAGACGGGCCAGTCCCTTTTTTCTTCCGCACACACAAGGATCCAGTGCTCTCTCTTAGGACTCAGTCGTTGACAGGTTTCAGAAGGCCTGTAAGCAAGAGGCGGCTTTCCAGTGGTTCCTTCCTTGCCACTCTCATGCTCCTAGGGATGTACCAGCTCTTCATACAGGGACACACaaaaacgtctcggttacgtatgttACCCTTGTTCCTTGAAGGAGGTAAGATGGGGTCCCTATGCAAAACGCCACAACCGGTAACTGCGTTGAGTAATTGAGGTTGCAAATGCTGACAAGCAAGCATGTCAGAACGAATGAAACTTACACCCTATAAGCCAGATAAAATGGGCCCACCAGGGGTGTCAGAGTTCAGTAGCAACCACTGGAGGGTGGAGCAGACTGACCAAATGTGGGAAATACTGAGATATTAAAGCCAAGTCCGGAGGGGAAGATGGTAGCCCACTACCGGATGCAGTAACAGACTACTCTATCTAATCTGAAACTGCGGGGAATAAGTGCATGCATCCCACAAAGAATGGCCCTGCAAGCAAACACTGAGCTGGCCTTCTGTAATTTACCTGATGTTACCCACACTCCGGAAGACACAGGCTCCACTCAAACATAGACAGTGGcgcctccaggattttttttcatGGAGTGGTCGAAATAggccagtaaaaatgttagggtggcacaatacaattttttttgcatGCCTAAATCTAATTAAAGACAATAATTTTTTGCTTTACAGTTATTTCTGGTAGCATATAAAGTTATAGGCTTTAAAACTTCAGTATTACTATTCTCTGTACAGAGCAAAAAAGTCACTTTGCAATTCAACTGCAAGTAGCCtcatgtttaaaaataaacaagaaagcatGGATGTTTAATTGGCATATTCATCAAAATACACACAAGCTTAATACAAGTGCAGCCCGAGCCCGACGGACGGCAGGGAGCATGTCTTTAGCGCAGTTTGAAGAGTTGCGCGATCATGCGCACGCAATAGCCTAAAGCTTGCCACAATGGGGGAGAGGGCTGGCTACTGTGAGCGATTGAAGGTCTAGAGCGGCTTGCCTACCTGGCTGTGCATTAGGGATGAAATGCATAACTGATTAGGGATGGCTCgataccacaattttgacttcggtaCGATACTAGGATCTAATACCTTGGTATCGATACTAATTCGATaccataggtaaaaaaaaaaaaaaaaaaaaaggaaacaggcaaatataggtgaattgaaaacagttttaggtgtgagcggggcacaacctaacgcggggttaattgtaacacacgtgtttcaaatatttccacatgctagcataaccaaatttacagtaTTTCCTAGTTGCCCTAGCAGCACTATGCAGAGGAAAAAAAGagtgccaaaattcaaaagcatttagaacatatcgctgaatatttacttttaccatagtaaaagtaaatttctaaactgttcatttcagtttttagtattcatttaaaattagacaaatctgctattattttaatctccaatttgttatttatcagtttagatagtttattaatgcttggcaaaccagcagaagacactaacctgtattatattccagtaGCGCAGATGGGGACACtctgtgacaatatgccccgctgttattaaactatgttattctatgacattagtgatgcaatttacactatttacttctaaggattttgataagaaaccacaagaaacagctgaataaaggctgacaatcgaTGTTTAATGTTTAGAAGtttttatttcaagaaatgtaaagtattttggctcgtttatgtgtcgTGTTctgtgagagctgtgtgtggaggagtggagtgtttttctgaatgtctaaatgtgtttcatttatttgtccacattgttttgaactactgtacagctgtgtgttgcgatcagggccgttcaaagcattgttgcgatgtgttcaagtcaaactccaaaatttgattttttttatttttctttaaaatgtcattacttcatttgaaaaagttaaaacatgtattttattgtcaaaatattttagtttgtgtatatttttttcattcgatcagatagcATTTTAAGCTGTTACATgatcgtgttacaacgtgcccctcagatgttacaatgtaccccacctacggggcatgctGTAGGCCAAACTCTATGaacaactgtgcaaagaaattgttacaaaaaaaataaaaactacaaaaactgaagagatctaattaaaataaagtaatctcttaatatattttcagtctttatcacaaagaaaatgtgaatgcaaccagaatgcaacaacaacaaaaaaccctaCAGAGTAGAGGAGACAGGTTGGATTGTGATTTTTCGGACTGAATAAAATGGGTTCACATATACATATCTTTGCAGTCTTTATTTTTTTAGTCTTTTGATAGCTGCAGAGCGCGTTTCATCTGTGTGATCCATCGCTGTTTGTCTGTTAACATGCTTGCCGGTTTTACGCCAGTTTGCGGAACACTGCCG
Proteins encoded in this region:
- the LOC141334008 gene encoding uncharacterized protein, which produces MTFIKEESEDVKIEDAFRVKHEDTEEQTKMPFTKRESEDGKFEEAFRVKHEDTEEQLTEMLFIKEESEDVKIERSFKVKHEDTEEQTDLMALKKESQELNEMEEKKQYDKPHDFMTGEKSFTYSPSPKTETRNLKVQMRVHTGEKPYTCKLCGKSFSQKVNLNIHMRIHAGKKTFKCSQCGKSFKQKGHLNAHVPIHTGEKPYTCRLCGKSYTRNENLKFHMSVHTGEKPYTCKLCGKSYKRKEHLRIHAEIHTGEKAFTCPQCGKSFKQKKYLNGHMTIHTGEKRFVCDQCEKCFRCKGHLNLHMKSHSGDNCFMCHQCGKNFSHRGNFENHMRVHNGEKPFSCPQCGKSFTNKGNLKIHIRVHTGEKPYKCIQCDTSFMYHTDLKRHLQTHSGKKYQNEEISH
- the LOC141334009 gene encoding uncharacterized protein, with the protein product MRVHTGEKPYTCKLCGKSFSRKLNLNIHMRIHAGGKPFKCSQCGTSFKQKKYLNAHLTIHTGEKPYTCKLCGKSYKRNENLKIHMRIHTGEKTYTCKLCGKSFTQKENLRIHAGIHTGEKPFICPQCGKSFYQKKYLNGHMTIHSGEKPYTCKQCGKSYKRNENLKIHMRIHTGEKTYACKLCGKSYKRKEHLRIHAEIHTGEKAFTCPQCGKSFKQKKYLNGHMTIHSGEKPFVCDQCEKCFRCKGHLNLHMKSHSGDNCFMCHQCGKNFSHRGNFENHMRVHNGEKPFSCPQCGKSFTNKGNLKIHIRVHTGEKPYKCIQCDTSFMYHTNLKRHMQTHSGKKF